The following are encoded in a window of Roseimicrobium gellanilyticum genomic DNA:
- a CDS encoding TolC family protein, whose translation MTLKQVVALALENNHDIAVQNLNKVIELERANIARATFDPKLEGAYAYQFIDTPQNAQDYVATGGGAATPEVIASQTGLSTPFLTEPSIFEQRNHVAKLAVVQKVPWGTTLELGSSLRVLDNTLNRNMPPGLFNPEYETFSGLTLTQPLLKDFGSTANLAELRIAKSNMRVADLEWRSRTAATVGNAMKLYYDVIFTYENMAVQRDSIELAQKLYSDNKKRSEQGVIQPNDVLAAEAAVYERKDGALLAETQYIERQNTLQVLFKKGTDAAKSLRIRPADRLKDSVEVSSREELLGKASAARYDILQAMEIVDQRRHQTLLAENQSRPRLDLIASAGVHGLAGGTGRSYDRALDGQGPEWTVGVTFSVPLGFKRNRSQARLAAHQETQAIIDVDRVKAQISLELDTVLSRIEMDRQRLVSARKSREVAFQTMEGEVKKLAEGVSTSYQVLQYQEEYSQTRSRELAALADLNKDQVDLWLVTGQMLEKQGIVVESDDKEARAVPSQK comes from the coding sequence ATGACGCTGAAACAGGTGGTGGCATTGGCCTTGGAGAACAATCACGACATCGCCGTACAGAATCTGAACAAGGTCATTGAGCTGGAGCGCGCGAACATTGCCCGGGCGACATTCGATCCAAAGTTGGAGGGCGCCTATGCCTATCAGTTCATCGACACTCCGCAGAACGCGCAGGACTACGTGGCCACGGGTGGTGGTGCCGCCACGCCTGAGGTCATCGCTTCGCAGACGGGTCTCTCGACGCCATTCCTGACGGAGCCGTCGATTTTTGAGCAGCGCAATCACGTGGCAAAACTTGCCGTGGTGCAGAAGGTCCCGTGGGGCACCACCCTCGAACTGGGCAGCAGTCTTCGCGTGCTGGACAACACGCTGAATCGCAACATGCCGCCCGGGCTCTTCAATCCGGAGTACGAAACGTTTTCCGGTCTGACGTTGACCCAACCCCTTTTGAAGGACTTTGGCTCCACGGCGAACCTGGCCGAGTTGAGGATTGCCAAATCTAACATGCGCGTGGCGGATTTGGAGTGGCGCTCCCGGACGGCTGCCACGGTAGGAAATGCCATGAAGCTCTACTACGATGTCATCTTTACGTACGAGAACATGGCGGTGCAACGTGACTCCATCGAACTGGCGCAGAAGCTGTACAGTGATAACAAGAAGCGGAGCGAGCAGGGTGTGATTCAGCCAAATGACGTACTCGCCGCGGAGGCCGCTGTGTATGAGCGCAAGGACGGAGCATTGCTCGCAGAGACCCAGTACATCGAGCGCCAGAATACTCTGCAGGTTCTTTTCAAGAAGGGTACGGATGCCGCGAAGAGCTTGAGAATCCGTCCTGCCGATCGACTGAAGGACTCGGTAGAAGTTTCCTCCCGCGAAGAGTTGCTGGGCAAGGCGTCTGCGGCCCGGTATGACATCCTCCAGGCGATGGAGATTGTGGACCAGCGCCGGCACCAGACCTTGCTTGCGGAAAATCAATCCCGTCCGCGCCTGGACCTCATCGCCAGCGCCGGGGTGCATGGTCTCGCTGGCGGCACCGGTCGATCCTATGACAGGGCGTTGGATGGACAAGGTCCAGAGTGGACGGTGGGCGTGACATTCTCCGTGCCGCTGGGCTTCAAGCGCAACCGTTCGCAGGCCCGCCTCGCGGCGCACCAGGAGACACAGGCGATTATTGATGTGGATCGGGTGAAGGCCCAAATCTCCCTGGAACTGGATACGGTGTTGAGCCGCATCGAAATGGATCGTCAACGTCTGGTCTCCGCTCGCAAGAGCCGCGAGGTCGCCTTCCAGACCATGGAGGGTGAAGTGAAGAAACTCGCCGAGGGCGTGTCCACGAGCTATCAGGTGCTGCAGTATCAGGAGGAGTATTCCCAGACTCGCAGCCGCGAACTGGCTGCCCTCGCGGACCTCAACAAGGATCAAGTGGATCTCTGGCTGGTGACGGGCCAGATGTTGGAGAAGCAGGGCATTGTCGTGGAAAGCGATGACAAAGAGGCGCGTGCCGTGCCGTCCCAGAAATAA
- a CDS encoding efflux RND transporter periplasmic adaptor subunit — translation MKSELTETAPTSGYESLAEFAGEPGIFWGRLCEYTRSRLQAESICLLVGGGAGSEFRVLAQSPPGAAKRIAQSGLTGELCNATSSEFSSLPGLLGRKYQALAFPAREGLPPLWMVAEIQADEAEESLRELVSKEARALADQYQSRRHAQRSEEKLLNLSQVMDLGLALGESNHFQEASLRLCNELAAPMRASRVSLAWLEGQDLKLCATSHGGRISAGSQEALALQQVMEEASDQDNEVCWPELSGTSVVSREHRKFSTAREGVSVTSVPLRHQQEVRGVVCLERAVEEGAWEHGELERVRLLSDLVAPRLENLHSRTGWIGKRSWRALRRKAAGWLGPDHTGMKLAVVCTCVTFLALALIRVDYKVKAPFILKTDAASLIAAPFPGYIEEASFHVGDMVKKGDVLVRLDKKELLLEEADTVALRNKSEREVRSNQGEGKLAQMLVAQSEMQQADAKLAVIRRRLQLTEITAPFDGVIVEGDLRERLSSPVQSGELLLKVVQIKDLFGQLQVDERDISYLSAGLEGDLAFASRPGEHYSVKVDRFEPVAEVRPEGTVFVLRAQVLGEPQAWWRPGMSGLCKISTEKRSLLWIGTHRLVEALRLWLWV, via the coding sequence ATGAAATCCGAACTCACGGAGACTGCTCCCACTTCCGGTTATGAATCCCTGGCGGAGTTTGCCGGTGAACCGGGGATTTTCTGGGGCCGTCTCTGTGAATACACCCGGTCGCGTCTGCAGGCGGAATCGATCTGCCTGCTGGTGGGTGGAGGAGCGGGAAGTGAATTTCGCGTGCTGGCCCAGTCGCCACCGGGTGCGGCCAAGCGCATCGCGCAGTCGGGATTGACCGGCGAATTGTGCAACGCCACGTCATCCGAGTTCAGTTCCCTCCCGGGATTGCTGGGACGGAAGTACCAGGCACTCGCGTTTCCCGCCCGCGAAGGACTGCCTCCGCTCTGGATGGTCGCCGAAATACAGGCGGACGAAGCTGAGGAATCGCTGAGAGAACTCGTCTCCAAGGAAGCACGGGCGCTGGCGGATCAATATCAGAGCCGGCGGCATGCACAGCGCAGTGAAGAGAAGCTGCTCAACCTTTCCCAGGTCATGGACTTGGGACTGGCGCTTGGCGAGAGCAACCATTTCCAGGAAGCGAGTCTGCGCTTGTGCAACGAACTCGCCGCACCCATGCGGGCCTCACGTGTGTCGCTGGCCTGGTTGGAAGGGCAGGATCTCAAGCTGTGTGCCACCAGCCATGGCGGACGCATTTCCGCCGGTTCGCAGGAAGCACTCGCACTCCAGCAGGTGATGGAGGAAGCTTCGGACCAGGACAATGAAGTGTGCTGGCCCGAGCTGTCAGGCACCTCTGTGGTGAGCCGGGAGCATCGGAAGTTCTCCACCGCACGCGAGGGCGTGTCGGTCACCTCAGTGCCGCTGCGTCATCAGCAGGAGGTGCGCGGTGTTGTGTGCCTGGAGCGTGCGGTCGAAGAAGGGGCGTGGGAACATGGAGAGCTGGAGCGCGTGCGCCTGCTCTCAGATCTGGTTGCGCCGCGATTGGAGAATCTGCATTCACGTACTGGCTGGATTGGCAAGCGCTCGTGGCGTGCATTGCGCCGCAAGGCGGCCGGCTGGCTTGGTCCGGACCACACGGGTATGAAGCTGGCGGTGGTATGCACCTGCGTGACCTTCCTCGCGCTCGCGTTGATCCGCGTGGACTACAAGGTCAAGGCGCCCTTCATCCTGAAGACGGATGCCGCCTCGTTGATTGCCGCGCCATTCCCCGGGTACATTGAAGAGGCCTCCTTTCATGTCGGCGACATGGTGAAGAAGGGTGATGTACTGGTGCGCCTCGACAAGAAGGAACTCCTGCTGGAAGAGGCGGACACGGTCGCCCTGCGTAACAAGAGTGAGCGCGAAGTCCGCAGCAACCAGGGCGAAGGCAAGTTGGCCCAGATGCTCGTGGCGCAATCAGAAATGCAGCAGGCCGACGCGAAGCTGGCTGTCATCCGCCGCAGGCTGCAGCTCACGGAAATCACCGCACCTTTTGATGGCGTGATTGTAGAGGGAGATCTTCGCGAGCGGCTTTCTTCTCCGGTGCAGAGCGGCGAGTTGCTGCTGAAGGTGGTGCAAATCAAAGACCTCTTCGGTCAACTCCAGGTGGATGAACGCGACATCTCCTACCTCTCTGCAGGTTTGGAGGGTGACCTCGCATTTGCCAGCCGGCCGGGAGAGCACTACTCGGTGAAGGTGGATCGCTTTGAACCGGTGGCTGAAGTGCGACCAGAAGGAACCGTGTTTGTGTTGCGTGCCCAGGTGCTCGGTGAACCCCAGGCGTGGTGGCGCCCGGGCATGAGTGGTCTGTGCAAGATCTCGACGGAGAAGCGATCCCTGCTCTGGATCGGTACTCACCGCCTGGTGGAGGCACTGCGTCTCTGGCTCTGGGTCTAG
- a CDS encoding HesB/IscA family protein: MSEPTYKLGNEKLIKVLPGASNRLLGLLKKQGRAEHGALRIAVVGGGCSGLQYKMDLVDGPANRDIMVVSNEVRVVIDPKSALFVSGSELDYSDDLQSEGFKVKNPNAIVTCSCGESFAA; this comes from the coding sequence ATGAGTGAACCCACCTACAAGCTGGGCAATGAGAAGCTGATCAAAGTGCTTCCCGGCGCCTCGAACCGCCTCCTGGGCCTGCTGAAGAAGCAGGGCCGGGCCGAGCATGGCGCATTGCGTATTGCCGTGGTGGGAGGGGGCTGCTCGGGGCTCCAGTACAAGATGGATCTCGTGGATGGCCCGGCCAACCGGGACATCATGGTCGTCTCCAACGAAGTTCGCGTGGTCATTGATCCCAAGAGCGCCCTGTTCGTCTCCGGCAGCGAACTGGACTACAGCGACGATCTCCAGAGCGAGGGTTTCAAGGTGAAGAATCCGAACGCCATTGTGACGTGCTCTTGTGGGGAAAGCTTCGCCGCGTAA
- a CDS encoding beta-galactosidase has protein sequence MDPTALGPFGIGSCHINNRSVQDAERWVPQMQAIGLKYYRALPTGWSQVEPEEGRWDWKALDAQLQYLNEHGFVVGGLLNGGVKWNTLDKPGTLPVNNLPAWSRYVAALVGHSKERVKRWEVWNEPPNGTGRDQTPADYAKLVVATYKAAKSADSESLIGIAAKSVHVNYLDQAIQAGAKDHFDYITLHPYEVLNGIADNAGTEAVFMNIVPTVRKMLAVRNPEKMHVPIVFTELGCDVKKGADVQAHALVKAYTMGIAQGVACIQWFEGMDGDSGPLGLLDRKGVERPSYTAMGQMIRHLGQHPEYLGWVIYQEKHYGFVFQGAKGTVLVTWARQANAADLQFGKELEVVDPLTGQITRADKLSLSVAPVLVLDVPEATLKEARESKGKPLPWGGDYAEARSVSITMDGEGRPIEKGLHTFSGESVAGAVVAYGGSARAGNVPGGNIFIVDPQFLSYTTTPIEITAVVRRNEANDNAGFKLVYESTRGLKTAKAGWYTVPDNKEWHTVRWKIDDAQFVNYWGYNFALESDGNQYNKYYLQSVTVTKVAK, from the coding sequence TTGGACCCCACCGCCCTCGGTCCCTTTGGCATTGGGAGCTGCCACATCAACAATCGCTCGGTGCAGGACGCGGAGCGGTGGGTGCCGCAGATGCAGGCGATTGGGTTGAAGTACTACCGGGCACTGCCCACGGGGTGGTCGCAGGTGGAACCGGAGGAGGGAAGGTGGGATTGGAAGGCTCTGGATGCCCAGCTACAGTATCTCAACGAGCATGGCTTCGTGGTGGGTGGGCTGCTCAACGGCGGCGTGAAGTGGAACACGCTGGACAAACCTGGCACCCTGCCAGTCAACAATCTGCCGGCGTGGTCAAGATATGTTGCCGCGCTCGTGGGGCATTCGAAGGAACGCGTGAAGCGTTGGGAGGTGTGGAATGAGCCGCCAAATGGCACCGGTCGCGACCAAACGCCGGCGGACTACGCAAAGCTCGTGGTGGCCACTTACAAGGCGGCAAAGTCGGCGGACTCCGAGAGCTTGATTGGCATCGCCGCGAAATCAGTGCACGTGAACTACCTCGATCAAGCCATCCAGGCGGGAGCAAAGGATCACTTCGACTACATCACTCTGCATCCCTATGAAGTGCTGAATGGCATCGCGGACAATGCCGGTACCGAAGCCGTCTTCATGAACATCGTGCCCACGGTGCGCAAGATGCTTGCTGTCCGGAACCCGGAGAAGATGCATGTACCCATCGTATTCACGGAGCTGGGATGTGATGTGAAGAAAGGCGCGGACGTGCAGGCCCACGCTTTGGTGAAAGCGTACACCATGGGCATCGCGCAAGGGGTGGCGTGCATCCAGTGGTTCGAGGGCATGGATGGAGACAGTGGCCCGTTGGGACTGCTGGATCGCAAAGGTGTCGAGCGTCCCTCCTACACAGCCATGGGGCAGATGATCCGTCATCTTGGCCAGCATCCGGAGTACCTTGGCTGGGTGATCTACCAGGAGAAACACTATGGCTTCGTGTTTCAGGGGGCGAAGGGTACGGTGCTGGTGACTTGGGCCCGCCAGGCAAACGCGGCGGACCTTCAGTTTGGCAAGGAACTGGAGGTGGTGGATCCGCTGACGGGCCAAATCACGCGTGCGGACAAGCTCAGCTTGTCTGTGGCACCTGTGCTCGTGCTGGATGTACCGGAGGCGACTCTCAAAGAAGCACGAGAAAGCAAGGGGAAGCCGCTCCCCTGGGGCGGTGACTACGCCGAAGCCCGGTCCGTATCCATCACCATGGATGGTGAGGGGCGGCCTATCGAAAAGGGATTGCATACCTTCTCGGGAGAATCCGTCGCCGGGGCGGTTGTGGCCTACGGCGGCTCGGCGCGTGCCGGCAATGTTCCCGGAGGAAACATCTTCATCGTCGATCCGCAGTTCTTGTCCTACACCACCACGCCCATTGAGATCACCGCGGTCGTGCGCCGCAATGAGGCGAATGACAACGCGGGATTCAAGCTCGTGTATGAGTCCACCCGTGGACTGAAAACTGCCAAGGCAGGTTGGTATACCGTTCCAGACAACAAGGAGTGGCACACCGTGCGCTGGAAGATCGACGATGCGCAGTTTGTGAACTACTGGGGCTACAACTTTGCCCTCGAGTCGGACGGCAACCAGTACAACAAATACTACCTCCAGTCCGTGACGGTCACCAAGGTGGCCAAGTGA
- a CDS encoding prepilin peptidase translates to MPTPTDRQRTVHERRRAPRPRGLDAVSHHILGWFKRAPRHLKKIKASAERMDQLRQQYAELKDGTLNERLVEMRQRRRANPSDVDETLEEGLALLAVVAHRELGLSPYGVQLMTSAALARGFLTEVETGEGKTLALALTAAYQAWTGRPCHVITANDYLAGRDAEQLEAFYIRAGLSVGRVLGDTTDPDRRRAYGRAVTYTTAKEAAADYLRDRLRMQGLEESGARLALAQMTGAGRAPQGEPVQRGLYFALIDEADNALIDEAVTPLIISRALPAGQLENACAAAWKVAERMVSGVDYEVNRVRKGIEIELEELEKFAMEYEVPEALLWASPSRRAELLRLALEAREFFKKDVQYVVEEGKVVIVDEATGRPMPMRTWRQGLHQMMEAKEGVPLSGASETMARVSFQSFFCKYENLAGASGTVKEVAAEIWRTYGLPTLTIPRHLPSQRQSLGWHFYPSRDAKNQAIAIETKARHARGQPILIGLRSVETSESLAEHLVGEGLNCHILNARRHKEEAMTVMQAGHRSRITIATNMAGRGTDIRLEAGVADLGGLHVIASEPHESARVDRQLFGRAARQGDPGSVLAIYSGEDPLFVRFLPSVLRRFWVWTMARRGVPGSSGMGSFLGKVMLRWAQYRAQSLASKSRRQVMLAEAEIGRGLGFAKGGARQKAS, encoded by the coding sequence ATGCCGACGCCCACCGACCGACAGCGCACCGTCCATGAGAGACGGCGCGCTCCGCGACCCCGGGGTCTGGACGCGGTGAGCCATCACATTCTGGGATGGTTTAAGCGGGCCCCCCGGCACCTGAAGAAGATCAAGGCGTCCGCGGAGCGCATGGACCAGCTTCGCCAGCAATATGCTGAACTGAAGGACGGCACCCTGAATGAACGGCTCGTGGAGATGCGCCAGCGCCGCAGGGCGAATCCATCGGACGTGGATGAGACTTTGGAAGAAGGGCTGGCTCTGCTGGCGGTGGTGGCACACCGGGAGCTGGGCCTGTCACCGTATGGGGTGCAACTCATGACCTCCGCCGCGCTGGCGCGTGGATTTTTGACCGAGGTGGAGACAGGGGAGGGGAAGACTCTCGCCCTAGCCCTGACGGCAGCCTACCAGGCTTGGACAGGGCGGCCCTGCCACGTGATCACCGCGAATGACTACCTCGCGGGCCGCGATGCCGAGCAGCTCGAGGCTTTCTATATCAGGGCGGGTCTGTCCGTGGGGCGCGTGCTTGGAGACACGACGGATCCTGATCGACGTCGCGCGTACGGTCGGGCCGTCACCTACACCACCGCCAAGGAGGCTGCGGCAGACTATCTTCGGGATCGGCTGCGGATGCAGGGGCTGGAGGAATCTGGAGCCCGATTGGCGCTGGCCCAGATGACCGGGGCCGGACGTGCCCCGCAGGGGGAGCCGGTGCAGCGCGGGCTGTATTTCGCCCTCATCGATGAGGCGGATAACGCTCTCATCGACGAGGCTGTCACTCCGCTCATCATCAGTCGTGCCCTTCCTGCCGGGCAGCTTGAGAATGCCTGTGCGGCGGCTTGGAAGGTTGCGGAGAGGATGGTTTCGGGGGTGGACTATGAGGTGAATCGGGTGCGCAAGGGCATCGAAATTGAGCTCGAGGAGTTGGAGAAGTTTGCCATGGAATATGAGGTCCCAGAGGCCCTCCTCTGGGCTAGTCCCTCCCGCCGTGCGGAGCTCTTGAGGCTGGCCTTGGAGGCCCGGGAGTTTTTCAAGAAGGACGTACAGTATGTGGTCGAGGAGGGGAAGGTCGTCATCGTGGATGAGGCCACTGGACGCCCCATGCCCATGCGCACCTGGCGCCAAGGACTGCATCAAATGATGGAGGCCAAGGAGGGCGTGCCCCTTTCGGGTGCGAGCGAAACCATGGCGCGAGTCTCCTTCCAGAGTTTCTTCTGCAAGTATGAAAACCTCGCCGGCGCATCGGGTACGGTGAAGGAGGTGGCGGCGGAGATCTGGCGCACTTATGGCCTGCCCACGCTCACCATTCCCCGCCACTTACCGTCCCAAAGGCAGAGCTTGGGCTGGCATTTCTACCCCAGTCGCGACGCCAAAAACCAAGCGATTGCGATTGAAACGAAGGCCCGGCATGCCCGGGGGCAGCCGATTTTGATTGGTCTGAGGAGCGTGGAAACCAGTGAGTCCTTGGCTGAGCATCTCGTTGGGGAGGGGCTGAATTGTCATATTCTCAATGCCCGGCGGCATAAGGAGGAGGCCATGACTGTCATGCAGGCGGGCCACCGCTCCCGCATCACCATCGCCACAAACATGGCCGGTCGAGGCACCGACATTCGACTGGAAGCAGGGGTGGCAGATCTTGGTGGACTCCATGTGATCGCTTCTGAGCCGCACGAGAGTGCGCGGGTGGATCGGCAGCTTTTTGGGCGTGCTGCCCGCCAGGGAGATCCCGGGTCCGTGCTCGCGATCTACAGTGGGGAAGACCCGCTTTTCGTGCGTTTTCTGCCGTCCGTTTTGCGGCGTTTCTGGGTTTGGACCATGGCCCGAAGGGGCGTCCCCGGAAGCTCCGGGATGGGTAGTTTCCTGGGAAAAGTCATGCTCCGTTGGGCCCAGTATCGTGCCCAATCTCTGGCTTCCAAAAGCCGCCGTCAGGTCATGCTGGCCGAGGCGGAAATCGGCAGAGGACTGGGATTTGCCAAGGGCGGCGCCCGCCAAAAGGCATCATGA
- a CDS encoding efflux RND transporter periplasmic adaptor subunit has product MQRPRSRGVLALLVVATCCMAPFGDAADAPALSEGVVKPFRAVTISASIREIIRKIQVEEGDRIKEGQPLVNLQSEKQQLAVERYEQMISKAQFDYNAAKRLFDQNVSSRDDALAKEVELKRLQAELSIAKAELAEREILSPLTGVVVRKFKESGESISENDPILQVMTTDQVLLLFHLEASQLPAISLGQEFAVQFPEMPNVKSLKAKVNFIDPEVDARSGLFRVRLLLDNKEGTIRPGLRVQAAFPPPPGKTAPAQS; this is encoded by the coding sequence ATGCAGCGGCCACGGAGCCGGGGTGTGCTGGCGCTGCTGGTGGTCGCGACCTGTTGCATGGCGCCTTTCGGAGACGCAGCAGATGCGCCCGCACTCAGCGAGGGTGTCGTGAAACCCTTTCGTGCTGTGACCATCAGCGCTTCCATCCGCGAAATCATCCGCAAGATCCAGGTGGAAGAAGGGGACCGAATCAAGGAGGGGCAGCCTCTGGTCAATCTTCAATCGGAGAAGCAGCAGCTCGCCGTGGAACGGTACGAGCAGATGATCAGCAAGGCGCAGTTCGACTACAATGCAGCCAAGCGTCTCTTTGATCAAAATGTCTCGAGTCGCGATGATGCCCTCGCGAAAGAGGTGGAGCTGAAACGTCTCCAGGCAGAGCTGAGCATTGCGAAAGCGGAACTCGCGGAGCGCGAGATCCTCTCCCCGCTCACCGGCGTGGTCGTGCGGAAGTTCAAGGAGTCGGGCGAGTCCATCAGTGAGAACGACCCCATCCTGCAAGTGATGACCACGGATCAGGTGCTGCTTCTCTTCCACCTGGAGGCATCGCAACTTCCGGCCATCAGTCTGGGCCAGGAATTCGCTGTGCAGTTTCCCGAGATGCCAAACGTGAAGAGTTTGAAGGCGAAGGTCAATTTCATCGACCCTGAAGTCGATGCCCGCAGTGGGCTCTTCCGCGTGAGGTTGTTGCTGGATAACAAGGAGGGCACCATCCGTCCCGGCCTGCGAGTGCAGGCGGCGTTTCCCCCACCGCCGGGAAAGACGGCCCCGGCCCAGTCGTGA
- a CDS encoding peptidase M50: protein MNRPPTFDESWHRVEDRRVCLRPGVEIFPQRFRGMRWYVVQDSLGNRFFRIRPPAYRFICELERSRTVGEAWERSLKIAPEEAPGQGEVVQLLSQLHQAGLLRSDLEGDVAALFEAQRKEQSRQVATQWANLFFLRIPLINPDRFLQRTLPAVGWLIGKVGLVLWSALLVLGVKAIVENWGQFRAESGGLLGASNLPWLYASIIVIKGLHEFGHGYFCRKFGGEVPQMGIMLLLFNPLPYVDASSSWAFREKGKRALVGAAGMIVEVILASLAAIIWANTGEGLVHALAYNVIIIASVGTLLFNLNPLLRFDGYHILSDLLEVPNLQARASRTTLYLVERYLFRVPNAVNPAESRTETFWLAFYFVASFIYRILLLAGILLLVSKWFFIVGILLAIGFSILWLVMPVFKAIQYLLTSPRLEGRRQLAVGLCAILLVTIIGVIAWVPLPSHFRADGVIRSDPFARVYAGSAGDLVEVMVPSGTMVTQGQPLVKMVSFDLDQEIELLRLDLKRLQTMKREALEADPVRRLSLEEYHQALLVRQHKLAEQKESLLVRAPVAGRWISPELATVLGATLQRGTELGVVQGEGKFYMAAVVRQAEVARLFGGNIRETGVKVRGQEERTLGVSDLQAIPADHPASRQDRQRQGGQGAGGANGAPGALSSEPFFEVRAFLVPQSGTILVHGQQGVARLDLPWEPLLSQWVRSLRQLFQRNYRV, encoded by the coding sequence ATGAATCGTCCGCCCACTTTCGACGAATCCTGGCACCGCGTGGAGGATCGCCGCGTATGCCTGCGGCCGGGTGTGGAAATCTTTCCCCAGCGTTTTCGTGGGATGCGGTGGTACGTGGTGCAGGACTCGTTGGGGAATCGCTTTTTCCGCATCCGGCCGCCGGCCTACCGCTTCATCTGCGAGCTGGAGCGTTCGCGTACGGTGGGTGAAGCATGGGAGCGCAGCCTCAAGATCGCGCCGGAGGAGGCGCCAGGTCAGGGTGAGGTGGTGCAGCTTCTCTCACAACTTCATCAAGCCGGGCTGCTGCGTAGCGATCTGGAGGGGGATGTCGCCGCCTTGTTCGAGGCGCAACGGAAGGAGCAAAGCCGACAGGTCGCCACGCAGTGGGCGAATCTCTTTTTCCTCCGCATTCCGCTTATCAATCCGGACCGATTTCTCCAGCGCACCCTGCCTGCGGTGGGGTGGCTGATTGGCAAGGTGGGGTTGGTGCTTTGGAGCGCGCTGCTGGTGCTGGGAGTGAAGGCGATTGTGGAGAACTGGGGGCAGTTCCGTGCTGAGAGTGGAGGTCTGCTGGGCGCGTCGAATCTTCCCTGGTTGTATGCCTCCATCATCGTGATCAAGGGGCTCCACGAGTTTGGCCACGGATACTTCTGCCGGAAGTTTGGTGGCGAGGTGCCGCAGATGGGCATCATGCTGCTTCTCTTCAATCCGCTGCCCTATGTCGATGCGTCCTCGAGTTGGGCGTTTCGGGAGAAGGGCAAGCGGGCGCTGGTGGGGGCGGCGGGCATGATCGTGGAGGTTATCCTGGCTTCGCTGGCAGCGATCATCTGGGCGAATACCGGAGAAGGGTTGGTGCATGCTCTCGCCTATAACGTCATCATCATCGCGTCTGTCGGAACGCTGCTCTTCAACCTGAACCCGCTCTTGAGGTTCGATGGGTACCATATCCTTTCCGATCTCCTGGAGGTACCGAATCTCCAGGCTCGCGCCTCACGGACGACGCTGTATCTGGTGGAGCGTTATCTCTTCCGCGTGCCGAATGCGGTCAATCCGGCTGAGTCTCGTACAGAGACATTCTGGCTGGCCTTCTATTTTGTCGCGTCCTTTATCTACAGGATCCTGCTGTTGGCGGGCATCCTGTTGCTCGTTTCGAAATGGTTCTTCATCGTCGGTATCCTGCTGGCGATTGGCTTCTCGATCCTCTGGCTCGTGATGCCGGTCTTCAAGGCCATCCAGTACCTGCTGACCAGTCCGCGGTTGGAGGGCAGGCGCCAGTTGGCCGTGGGACTATGTGCCATTCTACTCGTCACCATTATCGGCGTCATCGCCTGGGTGCCGCTGCCTAGCCACTTTCGTGCGGACGGGGTCATTCGCTCGGATCCCTTTGCACGGGTCTATGCTGGTAGTGCCGGTGATTTGGTCGAGGTCATGGTCCCCTCGGGTACCATGGTCACCCAAGGGCAGCCCTTGGTGAAGATGGTCAGTTTTGATCTGGATCAGGAAATTGAACTGCTCCGGCTGGACCTCAAGCGGCTGCAAACGATGAAGCGCGAGGCACTGGAGGCTGACCCTGTTCGCAGGCTGAGCCTTGAGGAGTACCATCAGGCCCTGCTCGTCCGTCAGCACAAGCTCGCTGAGCAGAAGGAGTCTCTGCTGGTCCGGGCGCCGGTGGCAGGCAGGTGGATTTCGCCAGAGCTGGCCACTGTGCTGGGGGCGACACTGCAACGCGGCACCGAACTCGGCGTGGTGCAGGGTGAGGGAAAATTCTACATGGCTGCCGTGGTCCGTCAGGCAGAGGTCGCGCGCTTGTTTGGCGGAAACATCCGTGAAACGGGTGTGAAGGTCCGCGGCCAGGAGGAGAGGACGTTGGGAGTTTCGGACCTGCAAGCCATCCCAGCGGACCATCCCGCATCGAGGCAGGATCGGCAACGTCAGGGGGGGCAAGGTGCGGGCGGAGCAAATGGGGCCCCGGGCGCACTGAGCTCGGAGCCGTTTTTCGAAGTGCGTGCGTTTCTGGTTCCCCAGTCCGGCACGATCCTGGTGCATGGCCAGCAGGGAGTAGCCCGTCTGGATTTGCCGTGGGAGCCGCTCCTTTCCCAGTGGGTGCGGAGTCTGCGCCAGCTCTTCCAGCGCAACTACCGGGTGTGA